Within the Bacillus sp. FSL K6-3431 genome, the region ACACAGGTTTTCTTAAAGATACAGGCATTATATTGGGTGTAAAAGATGCCATTCAAGTAAATCGAAATATGGAAACAAATATAAAGGATATTTATGCAGCTGGAGATTGTGCAGTTCATTATCATATCGTGAAAGAAATGGATGATTATATTCCACTAGGCACAACAGCAAATAAGCAGGGGAGAATTGCAGGATTAAATATGGTTGGAAATCAAAGATCTTTTGCAGGAGTGACTGGTTCATCCATCATTAAATTTATGGATTTATCTCTAGGCAAGACAGGTCTTTCTGAAAAGGAAGCACATTCATTAAATATCCCCTTTGAAATAGTCAAATTGGAAACAAATAATATTGCTGGATATTATCCAGGGGGGAAACCAATTCATATTAAGTTAGTTTATCGAAAAGATAATCATTCATTACTTGGTGGACAAGTGATCGGAGAAGCGGGGGTAGATAAGCGAATTGATGTTTTATCTACTGCACTTTTTAATCGTATGACGATGAGAAGTCTAGAAGATCTAGATCTCTGTTATGCACCTCCTTATAATAGTACATGGGATCCAATCCAGCAGGCTGCAAGAAGACATAGCCCCAAGTGAACTCGTTTCAGTTAACTGAAACATCGGGGAATCAGGTGAGGTCTTTCCTTCACTTATAAAAAGAAAACGCTAAAACATTTTGAATGAAAGCGATTGACATGGTGTATAATTGATGGTATTATCTTCCTTCTGATTGTCATTTAAAGGAGGGGAAATACTTGATTACTATTGATGGTTTAAGTAAGTCTTTCAAAGTTGCGAAGCGCTCCACTGGATTGAGGAATTCAGTGAAAGCGCTATTTCATCGTGAGCATACGATTGTTCAAGCGTTGAATGATATTTCTTTTTCTATTGAACCAGGAGAAATTGTCGGGTATATTGGTCCAAACGGCGCTGGGAAGTCTACAACGATCAAAGTCATGAGTGGTATTTTGGTCCCAGATAGTGGAAGTTGCACAATTATGGGATACACTCCTTGGAAGGAACGAGTACATTACGTCAAAAATATCGGAGTCGTCTTTGGACAACGTTCACAACTATGGTGGGATGTGCCTGTAATTGATTCTTTCATGTTACTTCGCGATATTTACAAAATCCCTCAATCCGAGTACAAGTCAAATATCGATCTGCTCGTCGAAACGCTTGATCTACAAACGCTTATTTATACGCCCGTACGCCAGTTAAGCTTAGGTCAACGGATGAGGTGTGAAATCGCAGCATCTCTTTTACATAGTCCGAGTGTCTTATTTTTAGACGAGCCAACAATTGGACTTGATGCACTATCAAAAATTGCCGTCCGACAGTTTATTAAAACCATCAATAAAGAAAAAGGAGTCACGGTTATTCTTACCACGCACGATATGAATGACATCGAAGCACTTGCTGACAGAGTCCTTTTAATCGGCAAAGGAAGTTTACTGTATGATGGAAAGCTAGAGGAACTAAGGAAAAAATATGGGTCACATAAAATACTTACCGCAGATTATCAGGAAAATTCACAATCATTTGACATTAATGGTGTTACCGTACATTCTCAGACAATAGAAAGGGCTGTTCTTAGCATTGATACGGAAAAAGTAATGATTGCCGAAGTCATCACAAAATTATCTGAAATGGTAGAGTTGTTGGATGTCTCTATCGAAGCACAACCAATCGAAGAGATTATTGTACAGCTCTATAAGGAATACCAAATATGAATGCATACATCTCTGTATTAAAATTGAGACTTCTGAATGGAATGCAGTATCGGGCAGCCGCATTTGCTGGGGTGGCAACACAATTTTTTTGGGGATTTATGTATATTATGATTTTTGAAGCGTTCTACCAACATGCCATCCAAACACCACCTATTTCATTCCAAGCATTGATTACTTATATTTGGTTGCAACAGGCATTCCTTGCATTCATTATGCTGTGGTTTCGTGACAATGAATTATTTGATCTGATTACTAGCGGAAATATCGCATATGAACTTTGTAGACCTTGTGGAATCTATGGATTTTGGTATGCAAAACTACTTGCACAACGATTGTCGAGTGCCATGCTTCGTAGCTTTCCGATACTGATCGTGGCTTTTTTATTACCACAACCATATAAGATGACTTTGCCACCAAATGTAACAACCTTTCTATTATTTTTATCATCTATGATTTTAGGATTATTGCTTTTAGTAGCTATTTCCATGTTTATTTATATTTCAGTCTTTATTACGATGTCTCCAGTAGGATCTTTGCTTGTTTTTGGCGTAATTGGCGAGTTTTTTGCCGGATTAACGATCCCGATTCCGTTTATGCCTATATGGCTTCAAAATATTGCATATATGCTGCCATTTCGTTTAACAGCAGATTTTCCATTTCGCGTTTACTCGGGACATATTCCACAAGATGAGGCAATCAGTGGGATACTTGCCCAGTTAATTTGGCTGCTCGTTCTAGTTTTACTTGGGAGATTTGCTTTTAATAAAGCATTAAAAAGGGTGGTCGTACAAGGAGGGTGAACAGTTTGAATCTTTATTTTAAGTATCTCCAAATTCTCTTTAAATCTCAAATGCAATATAGAACATCATTTTTACTTTTATCTCTTGGTCAGTTTTTCATCCCTCTATCAGTCTTCGCGGGATTATATTTTTTATTCGAGCGTTTTGGACAAATTAAAGGTTGGACTTTTTTCGAAGTTGCACTTTGCTTTGCAGTCATTCATATGGCTTTTTCAATTAGTGAGTGCTTCGCTCGTGGATTTGATGCTTTCTCCAGCCTTGTGAGAGATGGGAATTTTGATCGCCTACTTGTCCGTCCAAGAAGTACAATCATCCAAGTGATGGGTTCACAATTCGAGTTTACGAGGTTTGGCAGACTAATTCAGAGTTTGATTGTGTTAATTTGGGCAATAAGTAATTTGCCTATTGAATGGAGCATTATTAAAGCTTGCATCCTCGTACTAATGATTATTAGTGGCGTATTTATATTCACTGGAATTTTTATCCTTGCAGCAACAATGTGCTTTTGGACGATTCAAGGCCTCGAAGTGGTTAATATATTTACAGATGGTGGAAGGGAGATGGCGCAATATCCACTAAATATTTATCACAAGTGGGTATCAAAGTTTTTTACATTCGTCATCCCTTTTGGCTGCGTCAATTACTTACCGTTAATGTATTTACTAGATAAAAACGAAGGAAATTCCATTGTGTACATGATGGCACCTGTAGCTGGAATTATATTTATTCTTCCTTGTTTATTTGTTTGGGAATTTGGTGTTAAACGTTACCGATCGACAGGGTCTTAACAATATATAGATCTTTAAATCAGGGGGTGTTATTTAATAGCAGAGGGAGACAATAGCAAAAAATCAATTTCCTATAATTCGAAACAACAAGAGGGAACATGCGTTTTAGTGCTTGGAAAGATATAATGAAAAAAGCAATAGAATAGATTTCTCAAGGGTGGTCGGCACATCCCCAAGTGAAAGGGGGTGATGCTGGTGACAGTTTTTCAGGGCATTAATGTTTGGAACGATTAAACAAAAGAAGGGCATGGGAAATAGCCTCCACAAACACTCTAGGAAGTGTATTTTTATAGACCCTTTTTGAAAAGTAAGCTTTTTTCATTCCACGCACATCCTGAACATATATTCGCCAATTTAATTATAACAAAATGGAAACGACTTGAATTGCCTAACCAACATATTTTTCAAGTAATGATAAGCAGCGATTCATCTCCCTCCTAAATCTTTCGGATTTTGAGGAGGGAGATGAATCGCCAAGGTTGATAAACTTTGATATCTTTTATAAATTCTTATTTTAAATCATGTACAATCATCAGTACCATTAATCCAAACTCATTCAACTTATGTTAAATCTTTATTCTTTTTCTTTCTTTTTACACTAAAATAAATAATTGCCCCAACAATTAGCACAATCAAAATAACCGGTAAGTTTCCAATTGAAAATACGATCAAACCAGAAGAAGCGGTAAGGATAAAGTTCATACTTGTAGCAAGTTGTTTTTTCGTTTTTTCCCATGTATTTAAATTTTTACTATCTATACCTGGAACGATCACGCGATTCTCCTGCATTGATATGTCAATGGTAGAATAAGATGTTTGATTCTCTAAAAATTTAAGCTGTCCAACGATCACTTCAATTTCTTCTTGTACAGTAGATAAATCATTGGAAATTTTCAATAAATCTTCTGTTTTGCTTGCCTTGCTCATAAAATCAAGCAATCTTTCTTCCACCACTCGTTTCGATTTCAATCTAGACTCGAGATCAACATACTGTTCTGTAACATCCTGACCAGTTACATTCCGCTCTATCACTTCGGCTGCTTCTCCTTCGGCATCCTTTAGAAATTGTTGAAAATGTTTTTCGGGAATTCGGACTGTGATCATACCACTCATAACGTCCTCATTTTCCCGATATACATTCGATTCTACAATGTACCCACCGTAATCATTTACTTTTTTCTCAAATGTAAGCTGAGCTTTTTCTAGATTTTTCACATTTAAACGTAATTGCGCTTGATGAATAATCATTCTGTTTGAAGTGATTTCATTTGTTTTTTTATCAGCTACTTCTTCTGATTCAGAAAAATTTTTCCCTTGATCCATTTCGGTTTGTATCGCAACTTCTTCAGAGCTTTGAGATGGATCATCCATCTTGGCATTTTCACTCGAATCATTCGAGCTACAACCAGCCAATAATCCAAAAAAGCATGATAATAGTAAAAAAGTAATTCCTTTTCTCATCATTGATTGCCCCCTATCTGTTAAATATGTAGACGTTCACATTTTTAAAAGGTTACATATAATTAATCTTATTAATGCGTTATATCCCGGTGAGGGGGGGAGGAAGCGAGGAGTGCCATTGAACAATGAAACTTTTACAAGATTATATAGCTAACGAAAAAATGAAATTCGATAAATAACTTAATTAATAACTTATTCCACGTTCAAGTGGTGAATTATGAGAATGTGAAAAGAAGCAATGTATTAAATACTATTGCAAGCATATTAAATAAAAAAAATCTTGCAATTATTGGAAGAACGTGTTACATTAGGTTTACAATTTTCTGAACGGGGGATTTTATTAAAATGGCATTTATTAGATTCCGATTTACTTCAACTTTGCTTGGCTAATTGAATAGCTTTGAAAGGCTCTACTTGTGTGTAGAGTATTCGGAATTGGTCTGCCTTTTTAAGAAAAATCCAAATAATTATAATGGGGGAGAGAGACTGCTCTCTCTTTTTGTTTCTTAAAATATCATTATCAGAGTTGTTCATATGAATGTATCTGATTCAATATTTCCTAATTAGGTTAACTCCTTTTCGTCTACTTTTAACACATGTTAGAAATTGTGATTTAAAAACAATGTAGACAGAAGGAGTTTTTTGTATATGAAAGATAATAATAATGAACCAAAGAAATATGAATATTTGGCGGATAATCCAAATTTCAAGGTTTTACCCATTATGCTCTCCCTAATTATCGGTGCTTTTTTTGCGATATTAAATGAAACACTATTAAATATTGCGCTTATTACGTTAATGGACGAATTTTCGATATCGTTAACTACTGTGCAGTGGATGGCAACAGGATTTATGCTCGTGATGGGGGTTGTAATTCCCATATCCGCTTTGTTATTGCAATGGTATACGACTCGACAATTATTTCTAAGTACAATGATTGTTTTTACCATTGGGACAATAATATGTGCTATTGCACCGTCTTTTCCCATTTTGTTAGTAGGACGGTTAACACAGGCTGTTGGAACAGGTTTATTAATGCCAATTATATTTAATGTGTTTCTATTAATTTTTCCACCGCATAAGCGTGGTAAAATAATGGGATTAATAGGTCTTGTTATCATGTTCGCTCCTGCTATTGGACCAACACTTTCCGGGATTATTGTTGAATATTTAGGATGGCGCTATTTATTTATTATCGTTATCCCATTTGCTATATTTTCTATTGCATTTGCTTATAAATACTTAATCAATGTTTCAGAAGTGACAAAGCCGAAGATTGACATATTATCCATTATTTTTTCTTCTATTGGTTTTGGATCCATTGTATATGGCTTCAGTGCTGTAGGAGAAAGTGCCGCTGGATTTTTAAGTCCAAATGTGGCGATTGCGATTACCATTGGAGTCATAGGAATTGTCTTATTTTCAATGAGGCAACTAAAACTTGATGAACCGATAATGGATTTAAGGGTTTTTAAATATCCGATGTTTACACATGCTGTATTGATGTTCTTAATTATCATCATGACAATGTTTGCTTCAGAGATTATTTTACCGATTTATATGCAAGGCCCTTTAGCTTTAACAGCTGCAACAGCCGGACTCATCCTATTGCCGGGTAGTATTTTAAATGGAATCATGTCACCATTTATGGGGCATCTCTTTGACAAATTTGGCCCTAGAGTATTAATGATTCCAGCAACAATTGTATTAAGTGGGACGATGTTCATGATGAGCAGATTAACTTCTGATACAGCCTTATGGGTTGTCATTCTTGGATATATCCTAATAATGCTAACTGTTTCAGCTATAATGATGCCTGCAGAAACAAACGGATTAAATCAGCTTCCTAAACGATTATATCCACACGGAACGGCAGTCATGTCGACGTTACAGCCTGTTGCAGGGGCAATTGGTGTTTCGGTGTTTATCAGTATAATGAACGCAAGACAGCTTAAATTTTTACAAAATGCAGATACCCCTAAAGATCCAGCAACAATAAATGAAGCAATGGTGGCTGGTGTTGAACTTGTATATTTTCTTGCTTTTGCCATGTCTATCGTAGCGGTGATTTTAGCATTTACTGTGTACCGTGCGGAGCCAAAAGAGGATGACCTACCGCAAAAAGAAGGATAAGAATACTATTAACATAAATGATGTAATGAACAACTTTAATTATGAGAAAACTAAATTTAAGTAAAAAAAACGTCATCCAACATTTAAGGGATGACGTTTTTTTATTTCATATCGAATGAAGAATGTAGGCATATTGTTTTCGGGGATACAAGGCGATATACCAAATTGACAATTCAGTTCAAAACACGTTTACCACGATACAATAATCCACCCATCTTTTTGATAGATAAAATAGCCTTCATACTCACTTAATTCCACGTTTACTTCTTCACCTGTTTTTAAGACATGATCAATATTCTCAGATAAATTTTTAAATTCCTCAAATCCTCCCAATGCAAATGCTTCAGAAAGTATATTAACATGGTCAACATTAACTGCTTTAACGCCAGTGCTCATTTGGAAAATCGGGGTTCCATCTTTTACAATTGCTAAACTGCCACTATTTGGTATGGCATATAGTTGCGCATCATTGCTACGTGCAATTTTACTTAAATCTGCAAATTTCTCATCATCCATGATATTAACATATAATTCATCATCGATGATCATCTCGTCTACAGCCTGTTTACTATCAAGGTTAGAACTTTCACGATTTGAATGCTGCATTTCACTATTTTCTTTCTGTTTATCCATATTCTGTTGATTGATAGAAGACTTTTCACCATTATCTATTGCATTAACTTCATCGCTGTTTTCGGTTGCATTGGCTCTGCTTTGCGAACCTTCATAATGAAAGGCACCAGCAGCTAATAAAAATAAAGACATCAAAATAATCGCATAAAATTTATTTTTCATTTTTTATCACCCTTTCAGAGGCTATATATAAATAGACGTTTAACTAATGGAAATAGTTTCACCATACTAACAATCTCTATATTAATTATTACGAAAAGAGATGATTATCAAATCTAAACATAAGACTATTTTTACTACAGTAATCAAGTATACTGCGTTTTCCTTAATCTTTCCCCGCAAATTCTACTATCCAAACATATAAAAGATAAAAAACATGGTTGATCAATAGAATTATTACTAAATAAGACTTACTGGTCTACTAGAAATGATAAGCAAGTCTTATTTCGGTAGCACGGTGCTATTTGTTCAATATCTATTAATTGTGATTTTAGAATAAGTCAAATATTTATGTTAATTACTATTGCTAAATGGCGATATTTATACTAAACTCTAAACAGGAGTGATTATCATTCTCAATTAAAGTGTAAATGTATATAGAACCATAAGGAGGGAAGTAATTATGATGATGCTGCATAATTGCCTAGTGCGGAACACATCATAATAGAGAACTAGATTATATTTATCGAAGAAATGAGAAAGAATTATACATAAAAGGAGAAAGTGAACATGAGGAAGTTATTTATTTTAGTCATTGCTATGTTATTTGCTTTAACAGCATGTGCCGAAAAAGGGCAAGTTGTTAAGGATGATAGTGGAAGTAAAATGGACGAAAAAATTGAAATAAAACACGCTCTAGGTACAGAAACCTTTGATAAAGCACCAGAACGTGTAGTTGCATTGGAATGGAATTATGTGGAGGAACTACTTGCCTTGGATATTCAGCCAGTGGGAGTTGCGGATATCGAAGGTTTTAATAAATGGGTTAAAATTGATAAACAGCTAGACGATGATGTAGTCGATGTCGGCACGCGACAAGAACCCAATTTAGAAGAAATTGCAAAGCTTAAACCAGATGCAATTATTACACTCGCTAATAATCATGAGAGTATAAAGAATGATTTAGAAAAAATCGCTCCTACAATTTTTTATGATACAACATCTAAAAAAGCGTCTAAAGATCTTTATCAAACTTCAATAGATTCATTCAAAACTACATCAAAATTATTGCAAAAGGAAAAGGAAGCCGAAGAAGTTATTAGTCAATTGGAAGATAAGTATGCTAAAGCGAAAAATGAAATAGAGGGACTGAATTTAACAACGAAAAACTTTGTCTTTACACAAGCATTTACTGTAAATCAGGCCCCATCCTTCCGTTTGTTTACTAAGAACTCTATGGTTAGCCATGTGCTAGAAAAAGTAGGTCTTGAAAATCAAATTACAGACAATGAGGATGCGGAATGGGGTTTTATTGAAGCCAATATTGAGGGAGTTTCGAAATATCAGGATTCTCTTTTCATTCATGCCGTTCAAAAAGACGATCCACTTTTTGAAAATGTCAAAAACAATAAAGCTTGGAATGATTTCACCTTTGTAAAGGAAAATCATATCTATGATATTGGCGGTGACACTTGGACTTTTGGCGGAGTTTTATCTGCTAATACACTAGTAAATAATCTGCTTAAAGCTTTAAAACAATAATATGATGAATGACAAATTAAAAATATGGTTGTATATGGTCGGATGTATCATTATATTTTTGATTCTCGCATCCATTCACATAAGTCAGGGACAGTCTTCATCAGGTTATTTTTCCTTTTGGCAACAACTTAAGCATAATAACCAGCAAATGAACTTTTTCTTATATAATCGTTTACCGCGTTTTGCAATAGGTTGTATAGCAGGAGCAGCATTGGCTGTCGCTGGGATGATTATGCAATCTATAACGAAAAATCCGTTAGCAAGTGCAAGTACATTAGGTATACATTCAGGGGCATATTTTTTTGTTGTAGCTTGTGCGATTTTCTTTCCAAAAGCGAGTGGGAATTTCCCTTTAGTTATTGCCTTCGGTGGAGGACTTGTAGCGGCAATGCTCGTATGGAGTCTGGTTGGGAAAACACTTGATCCCGTTCGTGTTGCACTAACGGGTTTGATTGTCAGTATGTTGTTTTCATCTTTTACTGGAGCCTTGCAACTATTTTACTCCAATGAAGTAGCTGGTTTATTTCTATGGGGGTCTGGCTCACTATTACAATTGGATTGGTCAGGAGTTCAATTTGCTTGGCCTTGGTTTACTGTAACGATTATTATAGCATTATTGCTAAGCCGTAAATTAGATGTACTGTTGCTTGGGGAAGAGGCGGCAATAGGTCTCGGAGAGAAAGTTGGAGGCATTAAAGCGCTTGGTTGGATAATCGCCATCTTATTGGCATCTATTACTGTAGCTGTCGTTGGTCCCATTGGTTTTGTAGGCATCATCGCTCCACATATTGTGCGTTTATTAGGATTCAGACTCCACTTTTCTATGATCCTAGGCAATATTATAGTAGGTGCGACACTGTTAATCGGCGCAGATGTGCTTGTTCGTCTAATCACTCAAACTCAAGAATTACCAGTTGGAGCAATGACTGCTATTATTGGTGGTCCCTTACTCATCTATTTAGCTATTAAAATGAGCAAAGGGAAAAGAGAAAAAGCTTCCGCTTTGAATGGACACGACTTTTTCTCCCGGAAATGGCTTGTCGTCCTTTGTATATCATTAATTGCATTACTCGTCTTATTCATAAGCGTCTTATTTGGGGGCACAGAGTTTACTCCGATAAATAACATTGTTCAGGAATTAGCACATAATATATATGTATGGGATTTTCGTGTACCTCGAATACTAGTTAGCTTTCTAGTAGGCATGCTCATGGCAGCAGGAGGTATGATTTTACAATCCGTATTGCGTAATCCTCTGGCCGATGCTTCTGTACTAGGTGTGACTTCTGGGGCAGGTATGGTAGCGATGATCTTCCTCATTATGTTCCCGGGGATTCCATTCTATTTCATTCCTGTAGGAGCAATTATCGGTGCTTTGTTGGCGATGGGGATTATATTAATATTCAGTTTTCGTAGCGGTTTTCAACCAATTATGCTTGTATTAATTGGTATATCGATTTCTGCAATATGCTCGGCCATCATTCAGATACTTGTAGTGAAATCAAAACTGAATGTCACGCAAGCTTTAACATGGTTATCAGGTAGTACATATGGTAGTTCCTGGGATCACGTACTGATTGCCGCGCTTACTTTGATCTTATTTTTCCCGATTATTTATTATTTTTCAAGAACGTATGATGTACTTTTATTCGGAGATGAATTGGCAATTGGCTTTGGTTTAAAAACACAAAAGGTACGTTTGTATATGATTGTCTTAGGTGTTATATTATCGGCAATTAGTGTTGCCATTGTCGGTACAATCGGCTTTATTGGATTGTTAGCTCCACATGCAGCTAGGAGAATGGTCGGAATAAAACATCAGCATATATTTCCTGTTACTGTCTTGCTTGGTGGAATTCTTTTAATTATTGCAGATTTTCTTGGACGTTATCTATTGGCACCGAAAGATGTACCTGCAGGGCTATTGGTTTCCCTTGTAGGAGCACCTTATTTGCTTTATTTATTAAAGATGACTGGGAAAATATCTGTTAAATAATTTGTAATAGCTGTTATATAAAAAATCGACGTTATTTGTTACGTCGATTTTTTTGAAAGCTTTCAGACATTTTCAGATTAATAGACAAAAAAAGGATGTATAGATCTCTCTACAGTTCTCTACAGTTCTCTACAGTTCACTAAATACATATTTTAAAATAAAATACGATAAAAAAATTAAAAATTAATTATATGACATTCTTGATTTTCGCTATGTTGAAAAAAATAGAGCCAATGGAAAATAACCAAGTATTTGAGATCAAGACTGCGTTTTGGGACCTAATTTTATATTTGCAATTGTCAAAGAAAATCATTGAAAACAAATTAAGCATACTGTATACTATTCAATAATGAGAATGATTATCATTATTGAATTTAATCAAGAAAGGTGATATATATATGTCAACTCTTACAGTCGACCAAGTTGCAGTTGGTTATTCAAATACAATGATAATAAACGGGCTAAGTGTTAAGATTCCCGAAAAAAAAATTACAACGATTATCGGTCCAAATGGATGTGGGAAGTCTACATTACTTAAAACGATTGCCCGTATTTTGAAAACACAAAATGGCGCTGTGTTTTTAGATGGACGCGCCATACAACAGTTACCGACAAGGGAAATTGCGAAAAAAATGGCGATCTTGCCACAGGGTGCAGAAGCACCACCGGGCCTTACTATATTTGAATTGGTTTCATACGGAAGATTTCCGCATCAACGAGGATTCGGCACTTTAAAAAAAGAAGATCTAAAGCATATCCATTGGGCTATTGAAGTTACTGGATTAAAAGAATTGCAGGATCGACCTGTAGAAGCTTTATCAGGAGGACAACGACAGCGTGTATGGATTGCGATGGCTCTTGCACAGGATACAGAAATTCTTATTTTGGATGAGCCAACGACGTATTTAGATATGGCGCATCAATTGGATATTCTCTTATTGCTTAAACAATTAAATGAGGAAGAAGGAAAAACGATTGTAATGGTGCTTCACGATTTAAATCACGCTTCGCGTTTTTCACATTATATGATTGCAATGAAAGATGGTGCGATCATTACTGAGGGCTTGCCTGAGAAAGTAATGACATGCGCAAATCTACAATCTGTATTTGATATTAATGCGACAATGATGGCTTGCCCATTTAGTGAAAATCCTATTTGTCTTTCTTATCAATTGAATAAAGAAACGGAATGCTTATTGCGAACTGCTGAACAAACATAAGGAGTAACTATGGCAGTTTCATTAAAAACAAAAAACGCCATGAACATATTTATTGAATCACGTCCAATCGAGCCCCCTCATCCTAATCGAAGGCTTAATCGAAATCTATGATAAGTACTTACATAGATTTCGACGCAGTAGATAAGTTATTATAACCGTGTGTTCTGCTTTGTTCCATTTCAAATCAAAAATGACAAATCACCTAAAGGTTTTGTTGCAAAAATTATATCCGGCTCCATGATGCAAGGGACGCTCTCCCTTGCATCATGGAGCCTTTTAGGTTTAAACCGGAGAAAAAATTAATTTTGAAGAATCTGCGAGATGTGTGAAACAAAAATGATTCCTAGTTCGTGTAAGGGATGAAGAAATAGCTATAAGAGGAGAATTTATATGAATACAGTAAGGATAGATGGATTACAGAAAAACTATCGGAAATTTCAAGCGTTAAAAGATGTTCATCTGCAAATAGATAAAGGATTATTCGGATTACTTGGACCTAATGGCGCCGGCAAGACGACTTTAATGAAAATTCTTAGTACGATCCTTCCATTTAAAGATGGAGAAGTAACGATCTATGATTTTGATTTGTTGAAGGAAGGGGACAAGGTTCGTGAAATTCTTGGTTACTTACCGCAAGATTTCCATGCTCCTGGACAATTTACCGGGAGAGAATTTTTACATTATGTTAGCTCAATGAAAGGCGTCATTGATAAACAAGATAGAAAAACTCAGGTTGAAAAAGTACTAGATGAGGTAAATTTGCTCACACATGCTGATAAAAAAATTAAAAGTTACTCGGGTGGGATGAAAAGAAGACTGGGTATTGCACAAGCATTGCTTGGTCATCCAAAATTAATCATCCTCGATGAGCCGACCGCTGGACTGGACCCATCCGAGCGAATTCGCTTCCGTAATGTCATTGAAAAACTGAGTAAAGATTATTCAATTATTTTATCGACTCACATTATTAGTGATATTGAATCAAGCTGTGAAAAACTGGCAGTTTTAAATAATGGTCAATTGTTATTTCAAGGGACGACCGCTGGATTGGCAAAAAAAGCCGAAAATTATGTGTGGGAGTTTCAAGTGC harbors:
- a CDS encoding iron ABC transporter permease encodes the protein MMNDKLKIWLYMVGCIIIFLILASIHISQGQSSSGYFSFWQQLKHNNQQMNFFLYNRLPRFAIGCIAGAALAVAGMIMQSITKNPLASASTLGIHSGAYFFVVACAIFFPKASGNFPLVIAFGGGLVAAMLVWSLVGKTLDPVRVALTGLIVSMLFSSFTGALQLFYSNEVAGLFLWGSGSLLQLDWSGVQFAWPWFTVTIIIALLLSRKLDVLLLGEEAAIGLGEKVGGIKALGWIIAILLASITVAVVGPIGFVGIIAPHIVRLLGFRLHFSMILGNIIVGATLLIGADVLVRLITQTQELPVGAMTAIIGGPLLIYLAIKMSKGKREKASALNGHDFFSRKWLVVLCISLIALLVLFISVLFGGTEFTPINNIVQELAHNIYVWDFRVPRILVSFLVGMLMAAGGMILQSVLRNPLADASVLGVTSGAGMVAMIFLIMFPGIPFYFIPVGAIIGALLAMGIILIFSFRSGFQPIMLVLIGISISAICSAIIQILVVKSKLNVTQALTWLSGSTYGSSWDHVLIAALTLILFFPIIYYFSRTYDVLLFGDELAIGFGLKTQKVRLYMIVLGVILSAISVAIVGTIGFIGLLAPHAARRMVGIKHQHIFPVTVLLGGILLIIADFLGRYLLAPKDVPAGLLVSLVGAPYLLYLLKMTGKISVK
- a CDS encoding ABC transporter ATP-binding protein; translated protein: MSTLTVDQVAVGYSNTMIINGLSVKIPEKKITTIIGPNGCGKSTLLKTIARILKTQNGAVFLDGRAIQQLPTREIAKKMAILPQGAEAPPGLTIFELVSYGRFPHQRGFGTLKKEDLKHIHWAIEVTGLKELQDRPVEALSGGQRQRVWIAMALAQDTEILILDEPTTYLDMAHQLDILLLLKQLNEEEGKTIVMVLHDLNHASRFSHYMIAMKDGAIITEGLPEKVMTCANLQSVFDINATMMACPFSENPICLSYQLNKETECLLRTAEQT
- a CDS encoding ABC transporter ATP-binding protein, which encodes MNTVRIDGLQKNYRKFQALKDVHLQIDKGLFGLLGPNGAGKTTLMKILSTILPFKDGEVTIYDFDLLKEGDKVREILGYLPQDFHAPGQFTGREFLHYVSSMKGVIDKQDRKTQVEKVLDEVNLLTHADKKIKSYSGGMKRRLGIAQALLGHPKLIILDEPTAGLDPSERIRFRNVIEKLSKDYSIILSTHIISDIESSCEKLAVLNNGQLLFQGTTAGLAKKAENYVWEFQVPYTDYDMVEKEHLIISSRREAGNAVFRVIDKEPPHENATAIQPSIEDGYMAVINGVIQ